Proteins from a single region of Bacteroidota bacterium:
- the nuoE gene encoding NADH-quinone oxidoreductase subunit NuoE, which yields MATKQIKFSDDAYELVQRIIKRYPEGKQKSAILPVLHIAQAEFDGWLSAPVMDYVASILSIQPIEVYEVASFYSMFNLKPVGKCLIEVCRTGPCWLMGAEDVVKYIEKKLNIKEGETSKDGMFTLKTVECLAACGSAPMMQVGETYHENLTLEKVDSILQDYKSKGELVTHWDKKHIKK from the coding sequence ATGGCTACTAAACAAATAAAATTTTCTGATGATGCGTATGAATTAGTACAGCGCATCATAAAGCGTTACCCGGAAGGGAAGCAGAAATCAGCTATACTTCCTGTACTGCATATTGCGCAAGCGGAGTTTGATGGCTGGCTAAGTGCGCCCGTGATGGATTACGTAGCGTCTATTTTAAGTATTCAGCCCATTGAAGTATACGAAGTGGCTTCATTTTACAGCATGTTCAATTTAAAACCTGTTGGAAAATGTCTGATCGAAGTTTGTCGTACCGGACCATGTTGGTTAATGGGGGCCGAGGACGTAGTAAAATATATTGAGAAGAAATTGAATATAAAGGAAGGCGAAACCTCAAAGGACGGAATGTTTACTTTAAAAACAGTTGAATGCCTTGCCGCATGCGGCTCTGCGCCGATGATGCAGGTTGGGGAGACGTACCATGAGAATTTAACACTTGAAAAAGTCGATTCAATTTTACAGGATTATAAATCGAAAGGCGAATTGGTAACACATTGGGATAAAAAGCATATAAAAAAGTAG
- the nuoF gene encoding NADH-quinone oxidoreductase subunit NuoF: MRQLLIDNITSSTSLSDYKSHGGYAALEKALKMKPEEIVAEVQKSGLRGRGGAGFPTGMKWSFIAKPEGVPRHLVCNADESEPGTFKDRYLMQHKPHILIEGMIISSFALGANLSYIYIRGEMMVQFHILQKAIDDAYAAGLLGKNILNSGFDLDLHVHCGGGAYICGEETALIESLEGKRGNPRIKPPFPAIAGVWGRPTVVNNVETIAAVVPIINMTGDEYAKIGVGKSTGTKLISASGHINKPGVYEIELGVPVEEFIYSEQYCGGIKGGRKLKAVVAGGSSVPVLPTELILKTAKGEPRLMTYESLGDGGFATGTMLGSGGFIVMDETTSIVKNLFNFSRFYHHESCGQCSPCREGTGWMEKILRKILDGRGTIADIDLLWDIQSKIEGKTICPLGEAAAWPVAAAIRHFRPEFEEYVRNPQNIKDVKHYYRLNNLVEV; encoded by the coding sequence ATGAGACAGTTATTAATAGATAACATTACATCTTCCACTTCACTAAGCGATTATAAATCGCATGGCGGATATGCCGCTTTGGAAAAAGCATTGAAGATGAAGCCCGAAGAAATTGTTGCTGAAGTTCAGAAGTCAGGACTGCGTGGCCGCGGAGGTGCAGGTTTCCCAACGGGCATGAAGTGGAGTTTTATTGCGAAGCCGGAAGGTGTTCCCCGTCATTTGGTTTGTAACGCGGATGAAAGTGAGCCGGGAACATTTAAAGACCGGTACCTGATGCAGCATAAGCCGCACATTCTTATTGAAGGCATGATCATTTCCAGTTTCGCGTTAGGTGCAAATCTGTCCTACATATATATACGCGGTGAAATGATGGTGCAGTTCCACATTTTGCAAAAAGCCATTGATGATGCGTATGCAGCGGGTTTGCTCGGTAAAAATATTCTGAACAGCGGCTTTGATCTCGATCTCCATGTGCATTGCGGAGGCGGGGCTTATATATGTGGTGAAGAAACTGCTCTTATTGAATCATTGGAAGGCAAACGCGGCAATCCGCGTATCAAACCTCCATTCCCTGCCATTGCAGGTGTATGGGGACGGCCAACGGTTGTGAATAATGTTGAAACGATCGCTGCAGTCGTTCCTATTATTAATATGACGGGCGATGAATACGCAAAAATTGGTGTTGGTAAAAGTACAGGCACAAAACTTATTTCTGCCAGCGGTCATATTAATAAACCGGGTGTTTATGAAATTGAATTAGGGGTTCCGGTTGAAGAATTTATTTATTCCGAACAATATTGCGGAGGTATAAAAGGAGGGCGAAAATTGAAGGCAGTTGTTGCGGGAGGCTCATCTGTTCCTGTCCTTCCAACTGAACTTATTTTAAAAACTGCAAAAGGCGAACCGCGCTTGATGACCTACGAATCATTAGGTGACGGAGGCTTTGCAACAGGCACGATGCTTGGTTCGGGTGGATTTATTGTGATGGACGAAACAACAAGCATTGTAAAAAACCTGTTTAATTTTTCCCGTTTCTATCATCATGAAAGCTGCGGACAATGCAGCCCATGCCGTGAAGGAACCGGATGGATGGAAAAAATATTGCGAAAGATACTGGATGGTCGCGGAACAATTGCAGACATTGATCTGTTATGGGATATACAAAGTAAAATAGAAGGAAAAACTATTTGTCCGTTGGGTGAAGCTGCTGCATGGCCGGTGGCAGCCGCTATCCGTCATTTCAGACCTGAGTTTGAGGAATATGTAAGGAATCCTCAGAATATTAAAGATGTGAAGCACTATTATAGATTAAATAATTTAGTTGAAGTATAA
- a CDS encoding (2Fe-2S)-binding protein, giving the protein MPRVTIDGHTIEVPNGTTILEAARMIGGEIVPPAMCYYSKLKTTGGYCRTCIVKVSKGSEKDPRPMPKPVASCRTTVMDGMEVQNITSPDLLEARAGVVEFLLLNHPLDCPICDQAGECHLQDLGYQNGKVKTRYEFDRREFDPIDIGDKIKLHMKRCIHCFRCVKLAEQLTPGRYHGMLNRGDHSEISTYIEHAVDNEFSGNMIDVCPVGALTDRTFRFKSRVWYTNPEDAHRTCTKCSGKVRLWLKGEEVLRVTARKDKYGEVIDWICNECRFDKKKTSDWVIEGPTHIDRHSVISANHYESLKSLKLDVDKQKRQLVHTKNLLGEGALNPNNE; this is encoded by the coding sequence ATGCCTAGAGTAACCATAGACGGACATACTATTGAAGTGCCAAATGGTACAACCATTTTGGAAGCAGCACGTATGATCGGCGGAGAAATTGTTCCGCCTGCCATGTGTTACTATTCAAAATTGAAAACAACTGGTGGTTATTGCCGTACATGTATCGTAAAGGTTAGTAAGGGTTCTGAAAAGGATCCGCGTCCTATGCCAAAGCCGGTAGCATCATGCCGCACAACTGTTATGGACGGAATGGAAGTGCAGAATATTACTTCGCCCGATCTGCTTGAAGCGCGTGCAGGCGTTGTTGAATTTTTATTACTTAATCACCCACTTGATTGTCCGATTTGTGACCAGGCGGGGGAATGTCATTTACAGGATCTTGGTTATCAAAACGGAAAAGTAAAAACCCGTTACGAATTTGACCGCCGGGAATTCGACCCGATTGATATCGGAGATAAGATCAAGCTGCATATGAAACGTTGTATTCATTGTTTCCGTTGTGTGAAACTGGCCGAACAGCTTACTCCTGGCCGTTATCATGGAATGCTGAATCGTGGCGATCATTCTGAAATATCTACATATATAGAACATGCGGTTGATAATGAGTTTTCCGGTAACATGATCGATGTTTGTCCTGTTGGCGCGTTAACTGACAGAACATTCCGTTTTAAAAGCCGTGTCTGGTATACCAATCCTGAAGATGCGCATCGCACTTGCACTAAGTGCTCAGGTAAAGTTCGTTTGTGGTTAAAGGGAGAAGAGGTATTACGTGTTACAGCTCGCAAAGACAAATATGGTGAAGTGATCGATTGGATATGTAACGAATGCCGTTTCGATAAAAAGAAAACAAGTGATTGGGTAATTGAAGGGCCGACACATATTGATCGTCATTCGGTAATTTCTGCGAATCATTACGAGTCGTTGAAATCATTGAAGCTGGATGTTGATAAACAGAAAAGGCAGCTTGTACACACAAAAAATTTATTAGGTGAAGGAGCATTAAATCCGAATAACGAATAA
- the nuoH gene encoding NADH-quinone oxidoreductase subunit NuoH has protein sequence MMLAFLIYKLILVIAVFSVSLLVAMYSTYAERKVAAFLQDRLGPNRAGPFGILQPLADGVKMFMKEEIIPDVSNKWLFIIGPSIAMLTACMTGVVIPWGGTLTINGTQYPMQITDINIGILYLLGVVSIGVYGIMIGGWASNNKYSLLGAIRASSQMISYELAMGFAIIALVMHTGTLSLRDIAAMQSGWHWNIIYQPLGFLIFIICAFAETNRAPFDLPECETELVGGYHTEYSSMKLGFYLFAEYINMFISSAIISTLFFGGYNMPFIGRFVHDPNLLAVLGTVFLFAKIFFFIFLFMWVRWTLPRFRYDQLMNLGWKILIPLSLVNIAVTGIVMFLGGRLH, from the coding sequence ATTATGCTTGCATTTTTAATTTATAAATTAATCCTTGTAATAGCTGTGTTCAGTGTGTCACTGTTGGTTGCTATGTATTCCACATATGCCGAGCGCAAAGTGGCAGCCTTTTTACAGGATAGACTTGGACCTAATCGCGCCGGTCCGTTCGGGATATTGCAGCCTCTTGCTGATGGTGTGAAGATGTTCATGAAAGAGGAGATAATTCCTGATGTTTCTAATAAGTGGTTGTTTATTATTGGCCCCTCAATTGCAATGCTCACAGCTTGTATGACCGGTGTAGTTATTCCGTGGGGTGGAACATTAACTATTAATGGCACACAGTATCCGATGCAGATCACTGATATCAATATCGGAATACTGTATTTATTGGGCGTTGTTTCAATTGGAGTGTATGGTATCATGATCGGCGGCTGGGCATCCAATAATAAATATTCTTTGCTTGGTGCTATTCGCGCTTCCTCACAAATGATAAGCTACGAATTGGCAATGGGCTTTGCTATCATAGCCCTGGTAATGCATACAGGTACATTGAGTTTGCGCGACATTGCCGCCATGCAATCCGGCTGGCATTGGAATATTATTTATCAACCGCTCGGATTTTTGATATTTATTATATGTGCTTTTGCTGAGACCAATCGCGCACCTTTCGATTTACCTGAATGTGAAACGGAGTTGGTTGGAGGATATCATACTGAGTATAGTTCAATGAAGCTCGGATTTTATTTGTTCGCAGAGTATATTAACATGTTCATATCATCTGCCATAATATCAACTTTATTTTTTGGCGGCTATAATATGCCATTCATTGGCCGCTTTGTTCATGATCCTAATTTGCTTGCTGTTTTAGGAACAGTGTTTTTATTCGCAAAAATTTTCTTTTTCATATTTTTGTTTATGTGGGTGCGATGGACATTGCCGCGCTTCCGCTACGATCAACTAATGAACCTGGGGTGGAAAATATTAATTCCGCTATCCCTTGTAAATATTGCAGTAACTGGAATCGTAATGTTTCTGGGAGGAAGGCTTCACTAG
- a CDS encoding four helix bundle protein has protein sequence MGSFKDLTVYKKAFSLSMDIFKASKNFPDDEKYGLTSQIRRSSRSVCSNIGEGYRKRIYSAHFTSKASDADMENSETQVWLDFSLACEYITKTTYDEFTSRSEEIGRLINHMVENPENYKGKLINKN, from the coding sequence ATGGGATCTTTTAAAGATTTGACAGTTTATAAAAAGGCATTTTCTTTGTCAATGGATATTTTTAAAGCAAGCAAAAATTTTCCGGACGATGAAAAATATGGGCTTACGAGTCAAATAAGACGTTCGTCTCGTTCGGTATGTTCTAATATTGGGGAAGGATACAGGAAAAGAATATATAGTGCGCATTTTACCAGCAAAGCATCCGATGCTGATATGGAAAATTCAGAAACTCAGGTTTGGTTGGACTTTTCTTTAGCTTGTGAATACATTACAAAGACAACATATGATGAGTTTACGTCAAGATCCGAGGAAATAGGAAGATTAATTAATCATATGGTTGAAAATCCTGAAAATTATAAAGGTAAACTCATTAACAAAAATTAA
- a CDS encoding NADH-quinone oxidoreductase subunit I, producing MLTNRSEIVVKKEMSLIERLYIPAILNGMRITFSHFFKKKATINYPEEKRPFSGVYRGQHVLKRDDAGAERCTACGLCAVACPAEAITMTAAERKKGEEALYREEKYASVYEINMLRCIFCGLCEEACPKEAIFLTDRIVPSTFTRDEFVYGKNILVEPVDKAKRIDVTKRQTQAVLEFKKHPEFAHNKLYDGKQLKQKH from the coding sequence ATGCTTACAAACAGGTCTGAAATAGTAGTAAAAAAAGAAATGTCGCTTATTGAGCGGTTGTACATCCCTGCTATTTTAAACGGCATGCGTATAACATTCAGTCACTTCTTTAAAAAGAAAGCCACGATAAATTATCCCGAAGAAAAGCGTCCCTTTAGCGGGGTATACCGCGGACAGCATGTTTTAAAGCGTGATGATGCAGGAGCTGAGCGTTGTACGGCTTGCGGTTTGTGTGCAGTTGCATGTCCGGCTGAGGCGATTACAATGACGGCAGCTGAGCGCAAAAAGGGAGAAGAGGCACTATATCGTGAAGAGAAGTATGCGAGTGTATATGAGATCAATATGTTGCGTTGTATATTCTGTGGATTATGTGAAGAGGCCTGTCCGAAGGAAGCGATATTCCTGACCGACCGTATTGTTCCTTCAACTTTCACACGAGATGAATTTGTTTATGGAAAAAATATATTGGTGGAACCTGTTGATAAAGCCAAGCGGATCGATGTAACCAAACGTCAAACCCAGGCGGTATTAGAATTTAAAAAACATCCGGAGTTTGCACATAACAAACTTTACGATGGGAAACAGTTAAAACAAAAACATTAG
- a CDS encoding NADH-quinone oxidoreductase subunit J: MTVYLFYLLSFIAIISALMVVISKNPVYSVLFLIMTFFAIAGHYVLLNAQFLAAVHVIVYAGAIMVLFLYVIMMMNFNKEAEPSKTVFSQIIATIAGGILLITLVGAIRIYDIEFAISTNATSIGLISNLGKVLFSKFLLPFEISSLLFLAAMTGVVLLGKNNTHS; encoded by the coding sequence ATGACAGTATATTTATTTTATCTGCTATCTTTCATCGCCATCATAAGTGCGCTTATGGTTGTGATTTCTAAAAATCCGGTTTACAGCGTATTGTTTCTGATCATGACCTTTTTCGCGATCGCGGGTCATTATGTTTTACTTAATGCCCAATTCCTGGCGGCGGTTCACGTGATCGTTTACGCCGGAGCCATTATGGTGCTGTTTCTTTATGTGATCATGATGATGAACTTCAATAAGGAAGCGGAACCGAGTAAAACGGTCTTCTCTCAGATAATTGCAACCATTGCAGGAGGTATTTTACTGATCACACTGGTAGGTGCCATTCGCATTTATGATATTGAATTTGCTATAAGCACCAATGCCACAAGCATCGGGCTTATAAGCAATTTAGGAAAGGTGTTATTCAGTAAATTTTTATTGCCCTTTGAAATTTCATCGTTGTTGTTTTTGGCAGCGATGACAGGAGTGGTGCTTTTAGGAAAGAATAATACTCATTCATAA
- the nuoK gene encoding NADH-quinone oxidoreductase subunit NuoK → MQTSLQIPVNLYILLSAVLFSIGVFGVLLRRNAIIIFMCVELMLNAVNLLLVAFSTYLGDADGQVFVFFIMAVAAAEVAVGLAILAMIYRNTGSVDIEVLNKLKN, encoded by the coding sequence ATGCAGACGTCGTTACAAATACCTGTAAATCTATACATACTGCTTAGTGCGGTTTTATTTTCAATTGGAGTCTTTGGTGTGCTGCTTCGTCGTAACGCCATCATTATTTTTATGTGTGTCGAGTTAATGTTAAACGCTGTAAACTTGTTATTGGTAGCATTCTCAACTTACCTTGGTGATGCCGATGGCCAGGTATTTGTTTTTTTTATTATGGCGGTAGCGGCAGCTGAAGTGGCCGTTGGGCTTGCGATATTGGCTATGATATATAGAAATACCGGCTCTGTTGATATTGAAGTGTTGAATAAGTTGAAGAATTAG